The Thiobacillus sp. genome contains a region encoding:
- a CDS encoding MFS transporter, with product MLPSERRAALSLAGIFGLRMLGMFLILPVFALFAKTLPGGEDHTLVGLTLGIYGLTQAILMIPFGMASDRFGRKPVIIVGLLIFALGSFLAASADTLMGVLLGRALQGAGAVSAAVSALLADLTREEKRTQAMAMIGSTIGLSFAFSLAAGPAIYRWIGVPGMFALTGVLSLAAILVLKFVTPNPGHSAFHSDAQANPARLKDVVRNGELLRLNWGIFALHAAQMAMFTVVPFALVQAGNLDLQHHWQVYLPVLVGSLVLMVPAIIYGEKRGELKRVFVAAIALMVGAQVGLALSMDAFWGLVGALFAYFVAFNVLEATLPSLISKIAPPEAKGTAMGVYNTSQALGLFFGGGVGGWLAQHQGFFAVFVFCGVLMVVWLLLAMSMTPPPRVKTQMFHVGHLTAAEARALSTNLVVFSGVEAVTVMAEEGAVLLKVSQTGWDEEGVRQLLLHKGRPEE from the coding sequence CTGCTACCCTCCGAGCGCCGCGCCGCCCTGTCCCTGGCCGGTATTTTCGGCCTGCGCATGCTGGGCATGTTTCTCATCCTGCCGGTGTTCGCCCTGTTCGCGAAAACCCTGCCCGGGGGCGAGGACCACACCCTGGTGGGTCTGACCCTGGGTATCTACGGCCTCACCCAGGCCATCCTCATGATCCCCTTCGGCATGGCTTCGGACCGCTTCGGCAGGAAGCCGGTGATCATCGTCGGCCTCTTGATCTTTGCCCTGGGCAGCTTCCTGGCGGCGTCGGCGGATACCCTCATGGGGGTGCTGCTGGGCCGCGCCCTGCAGGGGGCCGGAGCCGTGTCGGCGGCCGTGTCCGCCCTGCTGGCGGACCTGACCCGGGAGGAGAAGCGCACCCAGGCCATGGCCATGATCGGCAGCACCATCGGCCTGTCCTTCGCCTTTTCCCTGGCTGCCGGCCCCGCCATCTACCGCTGGATCGGTGTGCCCGGCATGTTCGCCCTCACCGGGGTGCTGTCCCTCGCGGCCATCCTGGTGCTCAAGTTCGTCACCCCCAACCCGGGCCACAGCGCCTTCCACTCCGATGCCCAGGCCAATCCGGCCCGGCTCAAGGACGTGGTCCGCAACGGCGAGCTGCTGCGCCTGAACTGGGGCATCTTCGCCCTCCACGCGGCCCAGATGGCCATGTTCACCGTGGTGCCCTTCGCCCTGGTGCAGGCTGGAAACCTGGACCTCCAGCACCACTGGCAGGTCTACCTGCCGGTGCTGGTGGGTAGCCTGGTGCTCATGGTGCCGGCCATCATCTATGGCGAAAAGCGGGGCGAACTGAAGCGGGTGTTCGTCGCCGCCATCGCCCTCATGGTGGGCGCCCAGGTGGGCCTGGCCTTGAGCATGGACGCCTTCTGGGGCCTGGTGGGGGCCCTGTTCGCCTATTTCGTGGCCTTCAACGTGCTGGAGGCCACCCTGCCTTCGCTGATTTCCAAGATCGCGCCACCGGAGGCCAAGGGCACGGCCATGGGCGTGTACAACACCTCCCAGGCCCTGGGCCTGTTCTTCGGTGGCGGCGTGGGGGGCTGGCTGGCCCAGCATCAGGGCTTCTTCGCCGTGTTCGTCTTCTGCGGCGTGCTCATGGTGGTGTGGCTGTTGCTGGCCATGTCCATGACGCCCCCTCCCCGGGTGAAGACCCAGATGTTCCACGTGGGCCACCTTACCGCGGCCGAGGCCCGGGCCCTCTCCACCAACCTGGTGGTGTTCTCCGGCGTGGAAGCCGTCACCGTCATGGCCGAGGAAGGGGCCGTGCTGCTGAAAGTGAGCCAGACGGGCTGGGACGAGGAAGGCGTGCGCCAGCTTCTGCTTCACAAGGGCCGACCGGAGGAATGA